From the Syngnathoides biaculeatus isolate LvHL_M chromosome 10, ASM1980259v1, whole genome shotgun sequence genome, one window contains:
- the LOC133507022 gene encoding golgin subfamily A member 7-like isoform X1, which yields MATTDFSYSGVHTDQVATADTHSLQDIQQPVFSIKVFIQRDYSSGTLCKFQNKFPTELENRMDKQHFEETIQTLNNLYAEAEKLGGKSYVEGCLACLTAYTIFLCMETQYEKVLRKVARYVKDQNEKIYIPRGLLLTDPIERGLRVIEITIYEDRTFVPTR from the exons ATGGCAACAACGGACTTTAGCTATAGTGGGGTTCACACTGACCAAGTTGCTACAGCAGAC ACTCACAGTTTACAGGACATCCAGCAGCCTGTTTTCTCCATCAAGGTCTTCATCCAGAGAGATTACAGCTCGGGAACTCTCTGCAAGTTCCAGAACAAGTTCCCCACAGAACTCGAAAACAGG atggaTAAACAACACTTTGAGGAGACCATCCAGACTTTAAACAATCTATATGCTGAAGCAGAGAAACTTGGGGGGAAATCCTACGTGGAGGGCTGCCTCGCCTGCCTCACTGCCTACACCATATTCCTCTGTATGGAGACACAGTATGAAAAA GTGTTAAGGAAGGTCGCCAGATACGTTAAGGACCAGAATGAGAAGATCTACATTCCCAGGGGCTTGCTGCTGACTGACCCCATTGAGCGAGGCCTCAGAGTC attgaaatcacaatttatgaagACAGAACTTTTGTCCCAACAAGATAA
- the r3hcc1 gene encoding R3H and coiled-coil domain-containing protein 1 isoform X1, giving the protein MDGYINCVLFFPPLSSRLRYLIHKTVEELPELTTFSVGEGGYRRVVVCPSELRGKSQEEDNDDGESKSIPDEEKPVSSTSRRIRAPRRPDKALYTPRAARQKLQSQNSLADQESTTSASIKVLPDSCSSSEGKSSLVLKEESRPFVAGVALTDGTELKGKSNATLSNDKDDIMLSCLNAMSLEDDSCENEDVTCHLTAEIKANLKEAVPFTVQHVQNDFSTYEKMLFNVDDFGHVIEIYDFPEIFKTEDLLDAFREYSGGGMKITWVDDTHALGVFASQTAAVHALSICHPLLKARTLTEGSQKAKSRAVRRAESIQPVKERPKTDSAVMRRMLARALGLKAPGRGRLVSDLK; this is encoded by the exons atggatggatatataaattg tgtgctttttttcccacctcttTCTAGCAGACTACGCTACCTGATCCACAAGACCGTGGAGGAACTGCCAGAGCTCACCACCTTCTCTGTGGGGGAAGGCGGGTATCGTCGCGTGGTGGTTTGCCCCTCGGAGCTCAG agGCAAGTCACAGGAAGAAGATAATGATGATGGAGAGAGCAAGTCCATCCCGGATGAGGAGAAACCTGTAAGTTCTACCTCACGTCGAATCCGAGCACCCAGGAGGCCAGACAAGGCGCTTTACACACCGAGAGCTGCTCGGCAGAAACTCCAGAGCCAAAACTCTCTTGCAGACCAGGAGTCAACAACTTCCGCCTCCATCAAAGTTCTTCCCGACTCATGTTCCTCTTCTGAGGGAAAGTCGTCACTTGTATTAAAAGAGGAATCCCGTCCCTTTGTAGCAGGTGTCGCCCTTACGGACGGCACAGAACTAAAAGGGAAATCCAACGCAACATTGAGCAATGATAAGGATGACATCATGTTATCCTGCCTGAATGCAATGAGCCTGGAAGATGACTCCTGCGAGAATGAAGATGTCACATGCCACCTAACCGCGGAG ATCAAGGCAAACCTGAAAGAAGCTGTTCCGTTCACCGTGCAGCATGTCCAGAACGACTTCTCCACTTATGAGAAAATGCTCTTCAACGTTGATGACTTTGGTCACGTGATCGAGATCTATGACTTCCCTGAAATATTCAAGACCGAAGATCTCTTGGATGCCTTCCGTGAGTACAG TGGCGGTGGAATGAAGATCACATGGGTGGACGACACACACGCCTTGGGCGTTTTTGCCTCTCAAACCGCAG CAGTGCACGCCCTCTCCATCTGCCACCCTCTGCTAAAGGCCCGAACACTCACTGAAGGCAGTCAAAAGGCCAAAAGCAGAGCCGTCAGACGAGCAG AGTCAATCCAGCCCGTGAAGGAGCGTCCGAAGACCGACAGTGCCGTTATGAGGCGAATGCTGGCCCGAGCCCTGGGCCTGAAAGCGCCAGGACGAGGGCGTCTCGTTTCTGACCTAAAGTGA
- the r3hcc1 gene encoding R3H and coiled-coil domain-containing protein 1 isoform X4, giving the protein MTIILRYLIHKTVEELPELTTFSVGEGGYRRVVVCPSELRGKSQEEDNDDGESKSIPDEEKPVSSTSRRIRAPRRPDKALYTPRAARQKLQSQNSLADQESTTSASIKVLPDSCSSSEGKSSLVLKEESRPFVAGVALTDGTELKGKSNATLSNDKDDIMLSCLNAMSLEDDSCENEDVTCHLTAEIKANLKEAVPFTVQHVQNDFSTYEKMLFNVDDFGHVIEIYDFPEIFKTEDLLDAFREYSGGGMKITWVDDTHALGVFASQTAAVHALSICHPLLKARTLTEGSQKAKSRAVRRAESIQPVKERPKTDSAVMRRMLARALGLKAPGRGRLVSDLK; this is encoded by the exons ATGACAATCAT ACTACGCTACCTGATCCACAAGACCGTGGAGGAACTGCCAGAGCTCACCACCTTCTCTGTGGGGGAAGGCGGGTATCGTCGCGTGGTGGTTTGCCCCTCGGAGCTCAG agGCAAGTCACAGGAAGAAGATAATGATGATGGAGAGAGCAAGTCCATCCCGGATGAGGAGAAACCTGTAAGTTCTACCTCACGTCGAATCCGAGCACCCAGGAGGCCAGACAAGGCGCTTTACACACCGAGAGCTGCTCGGCAGAAACTCCAGAGCCAAAACTCTCTTGCAGACCAGGAGTCAACAACTTCCGCCTCCATCAAAGTTCTTCCCGACTCATGTTCCTCTTCTGAGGGAAAGTCGTCACTTGTATTAAAAGAGGAATCCCGTCCCTTTGTAGCAGGTGTCGCCCTTACGGACGGCACAGAACTAAAAGGGAAATCCAACGCAACATTGAGCAATGATAAGGATGACATCATGTTATCCTGCCTGAATGCAATGAGCCTGGAAGATGACTCCTGCGAGAATGAAGATGTCACATGCCACCTAACCGCGGAG ATCAAGGCAAACCTGAAAGAAGCTGTTCCGTTCACCGTGCAGCATGTCCAGAACGACTTCTCCACTTATGAGAAAATGCTCTTCAACGTTGATGACTTTGGTCACGTGATCGAGATCTATGACTTCCCTGAAATATTCAAGACCGAAGATCTCTTGGATGCCTTCCGTGAGTACAG TGGCGGTGGAATGAAGATCACATGGGTGGACGACACACACGCCTTGGGCGTTTTTGCCTCTCAAACCGCAG CAGTGCACGCCCTCTCCATCTGCCACCCTCTGCTAAAGGCCCGAACACTCACTGAAGGCAGTCAAAAGGCCAAAAGCAGAGCCGTCAGACGAGCAG AGTCAATCCAGCCCGTGAAGGAGCGTCCGAAGACCGACAGTGCCGTTATGAGGCGAATGCTGGCCCGAGCCCTGGGCCTGAAAGCGCCAGGACGAGGGCGTCTCGTTTCTGACCTAAAGTGA
- the r3hcc1 gene encoding R3H and coiled-coil domain-containing protein 1 isoform X2 produces MTIIVLFFPPLSSRLRYLIHKTVEELPELTTFSVGEGGYRRVVVCPSELRGKSQEEDNDDGESKSIPDEEKPVSSTSRRIRAPRRPDKALYTPRAARQKLQSQNSLADQESTTSASIKVLPDSCSSSEGKSSLVLKEESRPFVAGVALTDGTELKGKSNATLSNDKDDIMLSCLNAMSLEDDSCENEDVTCHLTAEIKANLKEAVPFTVQHVQNDFSTYEKMLFNVDDFGHVIEIYDFPEIFKTEDLLDAFREYSGGGMKITWVDDTHALGVFASQTAAVHALSICHPLLKARTLTEGSQKAKSRAVRRAESIQPVKERPKTDSAVMRRMLARALGLKAPGRGRLVSDLK; encoded by the exons ATGACAATCAT tgtgctttttttcccacctcttTCTAGCAGACTACGCTACCTGATCCACAAGACCGTGGAGGAACTGCCAGAGCTCACCACCTTCTCTGTGGGGGAAGGCGGGTATCGTCGCGTGGTGGTTTGCCCCTCGGAGCTCAG agGCAAGTCACAGGAAGAAGATAATGATGATGGAGAGAGCAAGTCCATCCCGGATGAGGAGAAACCTGTAAGTTCTACCTCACGTCGAATCCGAGCACCCAGGAGGCCAGACAAGGCGCTTTACACACCGAGAGCTGCTCGGCAGAAACTCCAGAGCCAAAACTCTCTTGCAGACCAGGAGTCAACAACTTCCGCCTCCATCAAAGTTCTTCCCGACTCATGTTCCTCTTCTGAGGGAAAGTCGTCACTTGTATTAAAAGAGGAATCCCGTCCCTTTGTAGCAGGTGTCGCCCTTACGGACGGCACAGAACTAAAAGGGAAATCCAACGCAACATTGAGCAATGATAAGGATGACATCATGTTATCCTGCCTGAATGCAATGAGCCTGGAAGATGACTCCTGCGAGAATGAAGATGTCACATGCCACCTAACCGCGGAG ATCAAGGCAAACCTGAAAGAAGCTGTTCCGTTCACCGTGCAGCATGTCCAGAACGACTTCTCCACTTATGAGAAAATGCTCTTCAACGTTGATGACTTTGGTCACGTGATCGAGATCTATGACTTCCCTGAAATATTCAAGACCGAAGATCTCTTGGATGCCTTCCGTGAGTACAG TGGCGGTGGAATGAAGATCACATGGGTGGACGACACACACGCCTTGGGCGTTTTTGCCTCTCAAACCGCAG CAGTGCACGCCCTCTCCATCTGCCACCCTCTGCTAAAGGCCCGAACACTCACTGAAGGCAGTCAAAAGGCCAAAAGCAGAGCCGTCAGACGAGCAG AGTCAATCCAGCCCGTGAAGGAGCGTCCGAAGACCGACAGTGCCGTTATGAGGCGAATGCTGGCCCGAGCCCTGGGCCTGAAAGCGCCAGGACGAGGGCGTCTCGTTTCTGACCTAAAGTGA
- the r3hcc1 gene encoding R3H and coiled-coil domain-containing protein 1 isoform X3, whose amino-acid sequence MTIIRLRYLIHKTVEELPELTTFSVGEGGYRRVVVCPSELRGKSQEEDNDDGESKSIPDEEKPVSSTSRRIRAPRRPDKALYTPRAARQKLQSQNSLADQESTTSASIKVLPDSCSSSEGKSSLVLKEESRPFVAGVALTDGTELKGKSNATLSNDKDDIMLSCLNAMSLEDDSCENEDVTCHLTAEIKANLKEAVPFTVQHVQNDFSTYEKMLFNVDDFGHVIEIYDFPEIFKTEDLLDAFREYSGGGMKITWVDDTHALGVFASQTAAVHALSICHPLLKARTLTEGSQKAKSRAVRRAESIQPVKERPKTDSAVMRRMLARALGLKAPGRGRLVSDLK is encoded by the exons ATGACAATCAT CAGACTACGCTACCTGATCCACAAGACCGTGGAGGAACTGCCAGAGCTCACCACCTTCTCTGTGGGGGAAGGCGGGTATCGTCGCGTGGTGGTTTGCCCCTCGGAGCTCAG agGCAAGTCACAGGAAGAAGATAATGATGATGGAGAGAGCAAGTCCATCCCGGATGAGGAGAAACCTGTAAGTTCTACCTCACGTCGAATCCGAGCACCCAGGAGGCCAGACAAGGCGCTTTACACACCGAGAGCTGCTCGGCAGAAACTCCAGAGCCAAAACTCTCTTGCAGACCAGGAGTCAACAACTTCCGCCTCCATCAAAGTTCTTCCCGACTCATGTTCCTCTTCTGAGGGAAAGTCGTCACTTGTATTAAAAGAGGAATCCCGTCCCTTTGTAGCAGGTGTCGCCCTTACGGACGGCACAGAACTAAAAGGGAAATCCAACGCAACATTGAGCAATGATAAGGATGACATCATGTTATCCTGCCTGAATGCAATGAGCCTGGAAGATGACTCCTGCGAGAATGAAGATGTCACATGCCACCTAACCGCGGAG ATCAAGGCAAACCTGAAAGAAGCTGTTCCGTTCACCGTGCAGCATGTCCAGAACGACTTCTCCACTTATGAGAAAATGCTCTTCAACGTTGATGACTTTGGTCACGTGATCGAGATCTATGACTTCCCTGAAATATTCAAGACCGAAGATCTCTTGGATGCCTTCCGTGAGTACAG TGGCGGTGGAATGAAGATCACATGGGTGGACGACACACACGCCTTGGGCGTTTTTGCCTCTCAAACCGCAG CAGTGCACGCCCTCTCCATCTGCCACCCTCTGCTAAAGGCCCGAACACTCACTGAAGGCAGTCAAAAGGCCAAAAGCAGAGCCGTCAGACGAGCAG AGTCAATCCAGCCCGTGAAGGAGCGTCCGAAGACCGACAGTGCCGTTATGAGGCGAATGCTGGCCCGAGCCCTGGGCCTGAAAGCGCCAGGACGAGGGCGTCTCGTTTCTGACCTAAAGTGA
- the r3hcc1 gene encoding R3H and coiled-coil domain-containing protein 1 isoform X5, with protein sequence MDGYINCVLFFPPLSSRLRYLIHKTVEELPELTTFSVGEGGYRRVVVCPSELRGKSQEEDNDDGESKSIPDEEKPVSSTSRRIRAPRRPDKALYTPRAARQKLQSQNSLADQESTTSASIKVLPDSCSSSEGKSSLVLKEESRPFVAGVALTDGTELKGKSNATLSNDKDDIMLSCLNAMSLEDDSCENEDVTCHLTAEIKANLKEAVPFTVQHVQNDFSTYEKMLFNVDDFGHVIEIYDFPEIFKTEDLLDAFREYSGGGMKITWVDDTHALGVFASQTAGSSARPLHLPPSAKGPNTH encoded by the exons atggatggatatataaattg tgtgctttttttcccacctcttTCTAGCAGACTACGCTACCTGATCCACAAGACCGTGGAGGAACTGCCAGAGCTCACCACCTTCTCTGTGGGGGAAGGCGGGTATCGTCGCGTGGTGGTTTGCCCCTCGGAGCTCAG agGCAAGTCACAGGAAGAAGATAATGATGATGGAGAGAGCAAGTCCATCCCGGATGAGGAGAAACCTGTAAGTTCTACCTCACGTCGAATCCGAGCACCCAGGAGGCCAGACAAGGCGCTTTACACACCGAGAGCTGCTCGGCAGAAACTCCAGAGCCAAAACTCTCTTGCAGACCAGGAGTCAACAACTTCCGCCTCCATCAAAGTTCTTCCCGACTCATGTTCCTCTTCTGAGGGAAAGTCGTCACTTGTATTAAAAGAGGAATCCCGTCCCTTTGTAGCAGGTGTCGCCCTTACGGACGGCACAGAACTAAAAGGGAAATCCAACGCAACATTGAGCAATGATAAGGATGACATCATGTTATCCTGCCTGAATGCAATGAGCCTGGAAGATGACTCCTGCGAGAATGAAGATGTCACATGCCACCTAACCGCGGAG ATCAAGGCAAACCTGAAAGAAGCTGTTCCGTTCACCGTGCAGCATGTCCAGAACGACTTCTCCACTTATGAGAAAATGCTCTTCAACGTTGATGACTTTGGTCACGTGATCGAGATCTATGACTTCCCTGAAATATTCAAGACCGAAGATCTCTTGGATGCCTTCCGTGAGTACAG TGGCGGTGGAATGAAGATCACATGGGTGGACGACACACACGCCTTGGGCGTTTTTGCCTCTCAAACCGCAG GCAGCAGTGCACGCCCTCTCCATCTGCCACCCTCTGCTAAAGGCCCGAACACTCACTGA
- the rplp0 gene encoding large ribosomal subunit protein uL10 isoform X1: MPREDRATWKSNYFLKIIQLLDDYPKCFVVGADNVGSKQMQTIRCSLRGKAVVLMGKNTMMRKAIRGHLENNPALEKLLPHIKGNVGFVFTKEDLAEVRDLLVANKVPAAARAGAIAPCDVTVPAQNTGLGPEKTSFFQALGITTKISRGTIEILSDVSLIKTGDKVGASEATLLNMLNISPFSFGLIIQQVYDNGSVYNPDVLDITEASLHARFLEGVRNIACVSLEIGYPTLASVPHTVINGYKRVLAIAVETDYSFPLADKVKAFLADPSAFAAAAAPVAAETAAAAPAAAKEEVKEESEESDDDMGFGLFD; this comes from the exons ATGCCCAGGGAAGACAGGGCCACGTGGAAGTCCAACTATTTCCTGAAAATCATC CAACTCTTGGATGACTATCCAAAATGCTTCGTTGTCGGAGCTGACAATGTAGGTTCCAAGCAGATGCAGACCATCCGCTGTTCTCTGCGTGGCAAAGCTGTGGTGCTGATGGGTAAAAACACCATGATGCGCAAGGCTATTCGTGGCCACTTGGAGAACAACCCTGCTTTGGAGAA ACTTCTCCCCCATATTAAAGGAAATGTGGGTTTTGTCTTCACCAAGGAAGATCTAGCAGAGGTCAGGGACTTGCTGGTGGCCAACAAG GTGCCAGCTGCTGCCCGTGCTGGAGCCATTGCCCCCTGTGATGTGACAGTGCCTGCCCAGAATACTGGTCTGGGTCCAGAGAAGACCTCCTTCTTTCAGGCTCTGGGTATTACTACAAAGATTTCCAGGGGAACCATTGAAATTTTG AGTGATGTCAGTCTAATTAAGACTGGTGACAAGGTTGGCGCCAGCGAGGCCACTCTGCTCAACATGTTGAACATCTCCCCCTTCTCCTTTGGGCTCATCATCCAACAAGTCTATGACAATGGCAGCGTCTACAATCCCGACGTGCTTGATATAACTGAGGCATCTCTGCATGCCCGGTTCCTGGAG GGCGTGAGGAACATCGCCTGTGTCTCTCTTGAGATTGGCTATCCCACACTTGCCTCTGTGCCCCACACTGTCATCAATGGTTACAAGAGAGTCCTTGCCATTGCTGTTGAGACGGACTACTCCTTCCCCCTGGCAGACAAG GTCAAAGCCTTCCTCGCAGACCCATCTGCCTTTGCTGCAGCGGCAGCACCAGTTGCAGCGGAAACTGCAGCAGCGGCTCCAGCTGCTGCTAAGGAGGAGGTCAAGGAGGAGTCTGAGGAATCAGATGATGACATGGGCTTTGGGCTGTTTGACTAA
- the LOC133507022 gene encoding golgin subfamily A member 7-like isoform X2 → MAETHSLQDIQQPVFSIKVFIQRDYSSGTLCKFQNKFPTELENRMDKQHFEETIQTLNNLYAEAEKLGGKSYVEGCLACLTAYTIFLCMETQYEKVLRKVARYVKDQNEKIYIPRGLLLTDPIERGLRVIEITIYEDRTFVPTR, encoded by the exons ATGGCCGAG ACTCACAGTTTACAGGACATCCAGCAGCCTGTTTTCTCCATCAAGGTCTTCATCCAGAGAGATTACAGCTCGGGAACTCTCTGCAAGTTCCAGAACAAGTTCCCCACAGAACTCGAAAACAGG atggaTAAACAACACTTTGAGGAGACCATCCAGACTTTAAACAATCTATATGCTGAAGCAGAGAAACTTGGGGGGAAATCCTACGTGGAGGGCTGCCTCGCCTGCCTCACTGCCTACACCATATTCCTCTGTATGGAGACACAGTATGAAAAA GTGTTAAGGAAGGTCGCCAGATACGTTAAGGACCAGAATGAGAAGATCTACATTCCCAGGGGCTTGCTGCTGACTGACCCCATTGAGCGAGGCCTCAGAGTC attgaaatcacaatttatgaagACAGAACTTTTGTCCCAACAAGATAA
- the rplp0 gene encoding large ribosomal subunit protein uL10 isoform X2 has translation MQTIRCSLRGKAVVLMGKNTMMRKAIRGHLENNPALEKLLPHIKGNVGFVFTKEDLAEVRDLLVANKVPAAARAGAIAPCDVTVPAQNTGLGPEKTSFFQALGITTKISRGTIEILSDVSLIKTGDKVGASEATLLNMLNISPFSFGLIIQQVYDNGSVYNPDVLDITEASLHARFLEGVRNIACVSLEIGYPTLASVPHTVINGYKRVLAIAVETDYSFPLADKVKAFLADPSAFAAAAAPVAAETAAAAPAAAKEEVKEESEESDDDMGFGLFD, from the exons ATGCAGACCATCCGCTGTTCTCTGCGTGGCAAAGCTGTGGTGCTGATGGGTAAAAACACCATGATGCGCAAGGCTATTCGTGGCCACTTGGAGAACAACCCTGCTTTGGAGAA ACTTCTCCCCCATATTAAAGGAAATGTGGGTTTTGTCTTCACCAAGGAAGATCTAGCAGAGGTCAGGGACTTGCTGGTGGCCAACAAG GTGCCAGCTGCTGCCCGTGCTGGAGCCATTGCCCCCTGTGATGTGACAGTGCCTGCCCAGAATACTGGTCTGGGTCCAGAGAAGACCTCCTTCTTTCAGGCTCTGGGTATTACTACAAAGATTTCCAGGGGAACCATTGAAATTTTG AGTGATGTCAGTCTAATTAAGACTGGTGACAAGGTTGGCGCCAGCGAGGCCACTCTGCTCAACATGTTGAACATCTCCCCCTTCTCCTTTGGGCTCATCATCCAACAAGTCTATGACAATGGCAGCGTCTACAATCCCGACGTGCTTGATATAACTGAGGCATCTCTGCATGCCCGGTTCCTGGAG GGCGTGAGGAACATCGCCTGTGTCTCTCTTGAGATTGGCTATCCCACACTTGCCTCTGTGCCCCACACTGTCATCAATGGTTACAAGAGAGTCCTTGCCATTGCTGTTGAGACGGACTACTCCTTCCCCCTGGCAGACAAG GTCAAAGCCTTCCTCGCAGACCCATCTGCCTTTGCTGCAGCGGCAGCACCAGTTGCAGCGGAAACTGCAGCAGCGGCTCCAGCTGCTGCTAAGGAGGAGGTCAAGGAGGAGTCTGAGGAATCAGATGATGACATGGGCTTTGGGCTGTTTGACTAA